The Tachyglossus aculeatus isolate mTacAcu1 unplaced genomic scaffold, mTacAcu1.pri scaffold_125_arrow_ctg1, whole genome shotgun sequence genome window below encodes:
- the LOC119922815 gene encoding olfactory receptor 6C76-like, which yields MRNHRQVTEFILLGLMDNPDLQAVILLYMSPSYVLNVTGNLTIVIFTLLDSRLHTPIFPATTVTGDRTISYNCSATQLFFVILLVVTLFFLLAAMSYDCYIAIFRPLHSTTIMIPKVCSLLVLCSCLTGFLVIFPPIIPDLQQDFCGSLAIDHFCDVSPLLLHSCSHIGFLELMAFILALGKQLVTLVLVDMFYTAIASTILRLPVDLTKRVVVLNTSVTPMLKPFIYSQQNQ from the exons ATGAGGAACCACAGACAGgtgactgagttcatcctcctgggactCATGGACAACCCGGATTTACAGGCTGTGATTCTCCTCTACATGTCTCCCTCCTATGTACTGAATGTCACCGGCAACCTGACCATTGTCATCTTCACTTTGCTGGActcccgcctccacacccccat ATTCCCGGCTACCACTGTCACCGGGGATAGGACGATTTCCTACAACTGCAGTGCAACTCAGCTATTTTTTGTCATCCTCTTGGTAGTGACTTTGTTCTTCCTTCTggccgccatgtcctacgactgctacatCGCCATCTTCCGGCCTCTGCATTCCACGACCATAATGATCCCGAAAGTCTGCAGCCTGCTAGTCCTCTGCTCCTGTCTGACCGGATTTCTGGTCATCTTTCCTCCTATTATCCCTGACCTCCAACAGGACTTCTGCGGCTCCTTAGCCATTGACCActtctgtgacgtctcccctctgctcctgcaTTCCTGCTCGCACATcgggttcctggagctgatggctttcATCTTGGCCTTGGGGAAACAACTGGTTACTTTGGTGTTAGTGGACATGTTCTACACAGCCATTGCCagcaccatcctgagactgcc GGTGGACCTGACCAAGAGGGTGGTCGTGCTGAACACTTCCGTGACCCCCATGTTGAAACCTTTCATCTACTCACAGCAGAACCAGTAG